The Kluyvera intermedia genome includes the window TTCATGTGCTGTAAGGGCATATGATGCTGAAAGCTCATTGTATTTCTTAATTTGCACCCAGCCAATCAGAGCAGAAATGATGGTTGTAATCAGTTCTGTTGGTAGCGATGCGGCTTGGACCAGATCTTCGGCAAGGAGTGCCGTCATAGTAAGAGATAGAATATAGAAAATCAGTATAGCTACAGCCCATGCTCTCCCTAATCTTTTGTTGAATACCGATTTTTTTGCATACCATGTTCGTTGTTCTTCAATCCGTTGTTCCACATATAAATCTCTTCTTTGCTCATAATTCATTTCTCTAATGCTTTTTAAACAAATACTAAACGTATCCCCTTCAAGGTTTTTTAGCGTTTCTGTCTTAATAGCATACTTGCTATCTTTAATAATATTCCTTATGTAACCAATATATTGCTTAGCATCATTTATCTCTTCAGAGCCATTAAATGGTTCCGCTTTCATTGCGAATTTCCATGTTGTTGTCTTTATTGATTCGGTAACCGCTCTATATTTGTACCATTTTTGTTCGAAGTTTATAATGTTCCTGACAAGTAATAACATTATTAGCAGAACAAATAACACTAAATTTACACTGTATTTTTCCATGTAAGATAGAGAGCTATTTACAGCGATAAATATCAATAATGCATATTCTGCCCTTATGCCATTTAAGAAATATTTTTGGTTTTTTGCTGAACGCTCATTTGTAATTTCATATAAATGAGGGTAATCAATCTTCATGATTTATGTCCATTAGTTATGCAAGGCAAGTGTGTTTTTTTAGTCTAAAATAAGTCGCCCGGGAAATTCCGGTTCTTTCCATGACAAAGCTTACAGACTGGTTCTGATGGATTAATTCCCGTGCAATTTCAGATTTTTTATGTGGTTTACGACCAAATTTAACGCCCGCAGCCATAGCTGCAATTCTGCCATCGTTGGTACGTTCCAGAATACGTTCACGTTCCGCTTCTGCTACAGCGGCCAAAATTTGGATCACCATTTTTCCCATAGTGCCTTCCGTACTTAGCCCATTCTCCAGAAAACGAATGGCAATCCCCTTTTTATAACACGCATCCACAATGTGGATCATGTCTGCGGTATTGCGACCAAGCCGGTCCATCTTTGTACAAATGATGATGTCGTCTTTTTCCGCACGGGCAAGCAGCCGTTGTAAGCCTTCACGTTCGTCCGTAGCTCCTGACATTATATCAGTAAAAATTCTGTCATCTCTGACACCGACAGATTTCAGCTCCGTGATCTGCACAGTTAGCTTCTGATGGCTGGTTGATACTCTTGCATATCCCAGTAATGCCATATTAGTCTCACAAATCGATATTGATACTGAGTAGTATCATAAGGCATAAATCATGATTTTTGATACTCACGTTTAATATCATTTTCAGTAGTCTCACAAATTATAATATCTGAGACTGTCAAAAATAGAGCAGATCGCCAGTTTACGAAAGGATACGCAATGAGTGATGACTTTCTGACCAGAGAACAGACAGAAAACTACGGTCGCTATGTGGCAGAGCCAAATGAGGTTCAACTGGCCCGATATTTTCATCTGGATGAGCGTGACCTTGCTTTTATTAATCAGCGACGGGGAAAACATAACCGTCTGGGGGTTTGAGGGCCAATGGAACGAAAACGTACGCTAAGAAGGTAATTCATTGTTTAAATTAAAATTTAAGGCACTGTTGCAAAGTTAGCGATGAGGCAGCCTTTTGTCTTATTCAAAGGCCTTACATTTCAAAAACTCTGCTTACCAGGCGCATTTCGCCCAGGGGATCACCATAATAAAATGCTGAGGCCTGGCCTTTGCGTAGTGCACGCATCACCTCAATACCTTTGATGGTGGCGTAAGCCGTCTTCATGGATTTAAATCCCAGCGTGGCGCCGATTATCCGTTTCAGTTTGCCATGATCGCATTCAATCACGTTGTTCCGGTACTTAATCTGTCGGTGTTCAACGTCAGACGGGCACCGGCCTTCGCGTTTGAGCAGAGCAAGCGCGCGACCATAGGCGGGCGCTTTATCCGTGTTGATGAATCGCGGGATCTGCCACTTCTTCACGTTGTTGAGGATTTTACCCAGAAACCGGTATGCAGCTTTGCTGTTACGACGGGAGGAGAGATAAAAATCGACAGTGCGGCCCCGGCTGTCGACGGCCCGGTACAGATACGCCCAGCGGCCATTGACCTTCACGTAGGTTTCATCCATGTGCCACGGGCAAAGATCGGAAGGGTTACGCCAGTACCAGCGCAGCCGTTTTTCCATTTCAGGCGCATAACGCTGAACCCAGCGGTAAATCGTGGAGTGATCGACATTCACTCCGCGTTCAGCCAGCATCTCCTGCAGCTCACGGTAACTGATGCCGTATTTGCAGTACCAGCGTACGGCCCACAGAATGATGTCACGCTGAAAATGCCGGCCTTTGAATGGGTTCATGTGCAGCTCCATCAGCAAAAAGGGATGATAAGTTTATCACCACCGACTATTTGCAACAGTGCCTCACGCCCGCGGTCGCCAGTGCACCACCGACCAGGACTGCCAGAAGTACCCGTGGCAGGCGGATATTGAGCCAGATATCGAGATATTGCGCATCTTGCAAAGAAGCGAAGGTAATTTTGAGCGCGCCCTGGCTGGCACCTACCAGCACGAGCGTTGCCAGCATCAACAGCAGGCCGATAAAAACGCTGAAGGAAGAGAGGGAATCCTTGAACACGCAAATCTCCAAAACATCGTAGCGGCGCCGTTTGCCAGCGCCGCGTGGGGATCAGGCCGGTTTTAGCTCAGGCTCAACCAGGCTGTAAATCTGCTGATGAAGCGACGGTGCGTTTGCCAGCGTCTGAATGTGTGCTGCAACGTCCGCTCGCTGCACAAAACCGTGCACTTCCTGATGCTGAATGCGCTGTGCTTTTCCGGTGGCTTCGCCGCTCAGCAATCCTCCTGGACGCAGGATTGCGTAATCCAGGCTGCTGGTTTGCAGCCAGCTTTCCGCCAGTGATTTCTCTCTGACGGCCTGGCCAAAGGCGGCTTTTGCGCGCGCTGACAGAAACGGCCAGCTGTCGCCGCAGCCTAATGAGGTGACGAGGATCATGCGGCGGATACCCGCTTTTTCTGCTTCATCAATCACCGTGCGGTGCGCCAGATAATCCTGTGCGCCGCCCATGCTGGAGATAACGATAGCCTCAGTACCGGCCGCCCGGCAGGCCTGGGCGACGACGTGGCTTTCGCAGGCGTCACCGATAAAAACATCAACGCTTTTGGCCTTCAGACGTGCGGCTGCTTCTGGGGTACGTACCAGCGCCACCACTGGACGATTTTCCGCCAGCGCCAGCTCAACCGTCAGCGCGCCGACCCCTTTGCCACCTGCGCCAAAAATCAACCACGGGCTCATCAGGCGTCCCCTTTCAGCACGGCCGCCAGCGTGCGGAAGGCATCAACCTGCTCGCCCAGCAGTTGACGGTGGTCATCGCGACCGAGGAAGATTTTAAACATCGCGCTCCCGGCGGCGTTAAAGAACAGGATGGAGGCCGTATCCATCGCCATAAATTTGCGCTCTACCAACGCGATGTGGGTGCAGTTTTCCGCTTTAATGTGCCCGGTCATGCCTTTTTTACCGCGCAGGTTAAAGTAACCGTGGCGGTGGAAACCGGACGGTAGTTCGCCGGTAAATTCCAGAATCACGTCAGCGGAATGAACCAGTGTCGTCACTTTGCCCCACTCGCAAACGGTATCCCAGACGGTATCGAATTTGTCGCCCGTCACAAGCGTATGGGAAGGTAGGTTTTTGACCACCTCCAGAAGCGTGGTGTTGTACTGCCCGGCGATAGCTTCCAGCGTGCCGTCCGGCTCAGTTTTTAATAATTCGACTAAAGAAACGTTGCTCATCATGAACTCCTGTTATGGGGTTTCTACCGCAATGCGCGGCGCGTTAAGCTCCTGAATAAGATCATCAAGAGACTGTAAAATGTTACTGGCCCAGAAGCGGCCTTCATTGGTCAGACGCAGGCAGGTGGAGTTGTCCAGCGTCAAACCGGCCTGGTGCCACTGTGCCAGCAGCGGCGCGAGTCTGGCGGCATGTGGCGTTAACGTATCCAGCGGTACGCGAGCGGTTTCCACCCCGGCCTGCAAAGTGTGGCGCCACTGGAAGCTACCGCCTGCGGTGCGCATCATCATCATCAGCGGTTTTTGTCCGTCGGCGATGGATTGGTGCCATTTTTCAAGATTGCGCTCCACCATCCAGGAATAGCCGTTGATTGAGCCACCGGCCCCCGAGCCAAGTGCCAGACAATCAGCGCCTTGTTTAATGAGTAAATTGTAGAGGTTGCGCTCGCGAGTCGTGCGCGCCCAGTGGCTGTTGCTAATGCAGCGCCAGCCCGCTTGATCCATAAAATCACACCCCTGGAGATACAAGTCTCGTCGCTCAGCGGGTTGCGGCACGGCGGTCCGTCCATTTTCAACAGCTTTACCCAGCGGTGTGTTGGGCAGCAGGTTGAGGGCATAAAGATCAACGCCATCAAGTCCGATATCGCGGGCAATCGCCAGATCCTCGCCCCACAGTTTGGCGTCCTGACCCGGCAGGCCGAACAGCAGATCGCAGACCACGGCGGCGCGATCCCGACGCACCAGCCCTTCCATAAAGGCGATAGCGGTGGGGCCATCGGAGGTGCGGGCCATCTTTTTGCGGATTTTGCTGTTAAAAGACTGAATGCCAATGGAGAAGCGGTTGGCTCCGGCGTCCAGACAGGCGTCGATACGCGCGTTGTCGAAATTCAGTACCCGGCCTTCGATGGTGATTTCACAGTCTGGGGCCAGCGGCAGACGTTCGCGCAAAGTGGTAATGATCCGCGCCAGACAGCGAGCGCTGAGGGCCGATGGCGTACCGCCACCAAAGTAGACGGCATGAATCGGCGCGGACTGATGCAGTACGCTGTCAGCTTCCATCTCAATTTCACGCAGCAGCGCGTCGGTGTAGCGCTCACAGTGATCTTCTTCGTAACGGTTCTGGTAGAAACCGCAGAACGTGCAGTGGGTCGCACAAAAAGGAATATGCAGATACAGCAGACGTTTACGCGGTGGCGTGGTCTGGCTGAGAACCTCCTGCCAGGTTTGTGCCAGCTGTTCTTTAGCAATCGGGATAGTGCCGCGCCAGGGCATCGTGGCCCGGCGATCCTTAAAGGGCTGACCGCCTTCCAGGGCAAAGTGAGGCGTTAAATCCAGTTCGTTTGTCGTAGTGTATATCACGGGTATATCAACGTCCTTTAGTGTGGCCAGAACTGGCGGTGCAGTGTTTCAACGGCGTCGGCGACGCGTGGTCCCATTCCCAGGATCAGTGCCTGATCGATAATGACGATCCGCTGATTTTTCCATGCGGCGGTGTGGGTGATCCCCGCAATCGTGTTCAGGCGGTTGAGATCGCCGTCGATCATTTGCGAAGTGACGATAATGACTTCCGGGTTGGCAGCAATCAGGGCTTCTGCGCTATAGCTGCGGTACTGTGGGTGCTTTGCGACGTTTTGCGCCCCGGCAAGCGTCATCACGGCGTCGGCAACGCTGCCTTTCCCTGCGACCTGCGGTGCACTGCCACCTGCACTTAAGATAAACAACGCTTTTATCGGTGCTGGTTTACTGGCGCTGCTTTGTGCAACCTTGGCCAGGCGTTGGCGAAGATCGTTTACCAGCACTTTTCCCTGTTTTTCTGCGCTGAGACTTTCTGCTAGCGTATCAATATTGGCGTACATCTGATCGACGGTAGCCGGGATGCGAGGCAGGGTAACCACGTTCACTTTCTGCGCCCGAAGTTGGTCAAATACCAGCTGTGGCCCGGCATCCTGCCAGGTGATAAAGCTGTCCGGACGCAGCGATAAAATGCCTTCGCTGCTGAGCTGTTTCCAGTAGCCGACATGCGGCAATGCGGTCGTTTCCGGTGGGTATGAGGTGGTTTCATCCACGCCCACCACGCGGTTACCCGCGCCCATGGCATAGATCAATTCGGTAAGCGAACCGCCGGCAACCACTATTCTCTGTGAAGCCTGCACGTTGAATGCGCAGACCAGCGCCAGTAATCCGAGAGCCAGTTTTTTCATCATCAGAAGTTCCACGCAAAGCCGATTGCTGCGTTAAAACCTGCTGCAGGAATGGATTCATGCGCCGTGCGATAACGTTTGTCGGTGAGGTTGTTGAGGGCCAGATTGACTTGATATTGGTCGTTCGCCCCGAATTCGGTATTCACCGCCAGATTTAGCGTCGCCCAGCCCGGCGAGCGAATTTCTTTTGTACCCGTGTCATCTTTGGCGCTGGAGGCCGCGCGGATGTAGACGTCAGAAGTCACGTTAGCGATGTTTAGCATCAGCGTGTGCTTGAGGCCTACGCGACCGTTAACGCTGGGTTCACCGGTGTTGGTAGTTTTCAGCGTTTGGCCTTCATACTGGCGACGGATCAGGTTGCCGCTGATGTACGGTGACACGGCCCAGCCGTTGTACTCTGCGCTCAGCTCCATCCCCCAGGTCTTGGCGCGGTCGATATTGTCGTAGTAGTAATATCCTCCGCGGGAGGAGGTGCTGTTACCGTTGCACAGCGTCTGGCCTGAGCAGGCGAGGCTGGCGATGTAGTCTTTGGCTTCTGAGTAATAGACTGCGCCATCAACCATCCACAAATTGCCGTTGTAACGGGCGCCCAGCTCGTAGTTGTTGGAGTGTTCGGCTTTGAGGTCCGGGTTACCATAGGTGGTGCCGCCGCCCGCTGCAGTTTGTATAAACAGTTGGCTGAGCGTTGGGAAGACGTAACCTTGAGCAAAGGCAGCACGCAGTTCTACGTTGTCAAAACCGGCGTAGCGCAGGCTGGTGGCGGTGACCAGTTCATTATCATGTGCTGATTGTTCAGCGAGTGAGGTATCGGTGGTGATGCCTCTGGTGGTGGATTGTGCATCGCCGCGCGTGAGCTTTGATGACAGCCAGTACTGGCGAGCCCCCAGCGTCCACGTCCAGTTGTCGGCAAAGCGCCAGTCATTTTGGGCAAACAGCGAGGTATTGCTTTGTTCAGACTCATTGTAAGCTCGGGTACGCGTTTCGACGTTTACCAGGCCGGTGAGTGATTTCTGGCTGGTGAAGCCGTTTGAAGTCTGGGATACCCGATCGCGTTGGTACTGCGCGCCCAGCACGAGGTCGTTATTGGCGGGCAGGGAGAAATTACTCTGTAACGTTACACCCTGAGTGTACTGCTTATCATGCGTCTGGGTCTGGTTATGTACCGTCAACGCCTGGATCATCGGGCTTGGGATAATTTGGGTGGTGGCGACTTCGTTTTCGAACTTCCGGTCGATAGTTTGTTCGTAGGCGTCGATATGGATTTTTTTCAGGTAATCGCCGTCGACATCAACGTCGTAAAACAGACCGATCTTCTCACGCTCAAGTTTTGGGATCTTTACGCTAAAGGCATCGTATTTACCGTCTGGATCTTCAAAATAGGTTTGCGTGCTGAGCTTATAGCGGTCCAGCGACAGGCCAAAATGCTGGTTATCTAGGTTGTAACCTAGCCAGACGCCCTGACCATTATTACGGAAGTTTGTATTGGGTAAACGACCATCCGGAGTATCGCGATCGCCCTGATCGGAATAGCTGCCGTTAATGCGGTAATCAAATTGCCCGATGCTGCCCCACGCTGCGGCTGACTCTTCCCAGCCTGCATTGGCTGAGTTATAGACCGCTTTTACCGTCCCGGCCAGTGGCTTATCACCGCCTTTTTTGGTGATAAAGTTCACCACGCCGCCGATAGCCTGCGAGCCGTAAAGCACGGAGTACGGCCCTTTTACGACCTCAATACGTTCAAGTGATGATTCATCAATTAGCAGCCCGCCGCCATAGTTTTGCCCAGCGCGCTGGTAGGTAACCTCCTGCCCGTCGATAAGAATCAGTACGCGGGATGAAGCTTCGCCGCGGATGCGGATCTGTTTACGACCTGCCAGCGCATTGTCGGTCACTTCCACACCCGGAATGTCCTGAAGGTCATCAGCAATAGAGGTGTTAGTGGAGTTTTTAAGCGTCTGCTGGTCGATAACCTGTATGGTTGCCGGGCTTTCCCAAAGGCTGCTCTCTGAGCGGCTGGCGGTAACCACAAGGGTTTCATCTTTCTGTGAAGCGGAAGCCGTGGCGGCGCAAACGGCACCAGAGATAAACAGTGGCAGGGCGGAGAGTACCAACGACCCCCGGGTAATGGTGTGCTGCATCGTTAACCCCATGAATAATTATTTAATGATAATGATAATGAGAATCAATATCACCGAGGTTCTCATGTGGTGTTGTTAAGCGTCTACCAAAGAAGGTATAAAACAAATGCATCTTTGATTTGTGTCAATTTATGACTGAGGTTGAGTAGTGAATTGTGACGTCGATCACTTTAATTCTGATGGTAATTAGAGGGTTATAGCGGAAATTTTATTTAAGGAAGGAAGTTATTACGAAAGGTGAAACGCAGTTCCCGGATATCAGTACCCGGGATCGCTACAGGTTAAGCATTCATTAGTCTTCGGTTAACCACATTTCTGCTTCTTCAAACATCTCCTGAATGGCGCGGCTAATTTGCTCTTTCTCATGCTTGCTGGCATCGGTGTTGATACTCGGTAGCGTCATCATCGGCTTCACGCGTACTTCAGCATCAGGAAAGATGCGATGAACCCGTTTGGTTAATTCATTCAGAATGATCTCTTTTGCGCCTGGAAGACCTTCAAAATTACGTTTGTCATAAACGAGCTCGACGAACATGTTGCTATCA containing:
- a CDS encoding DUF4231 domain-containing protein, with the translated sequence MKIDYPHLYEITNERSAKNQKYFLNGIRAEYALLIFIAVNSSLSYMEKYSVNLVLFVLLIMLLLVRNIINFEQKWYKYRAVTESIKTTTWKFAMKAEPFNGSEEINDAKQYIGYIRNIIKDSKYAIKTETLKNLEGDTFSICLKSIREMNYEQRRDLYVEQRIEEQRTWYAKKSVFNKRLGRAWAVAILIFYILSLTMTALLAEDLVQAASLPTELITTIISALIGWVQIKKYNELSASYALTAHEIGLVKEQSYYISGEKDFLDFIRDAETAFSREHTQWQARRVA
- a CDS encoding recombinase family protein, with amino-acid sequence MALLGYARVSTSHQKLTVQITELKSVGVRDDRIFTDIMSGATDEREGLQRLLARAEKDDIIICTKMDRLGRNTADMIHIVDACYKKGIAIRFLENGLSTEGTMGKMVIQILAAVAEAERERILERTNDGRIAAMAAGVKFGRKPHKKSEIARELIHQNQSVSFVMERTGISRATYFRLKKHTCLA
- a CDS encoding IS6-like element IS26 family transposase, translating into MNPFKGRHFQRDIILWAVRWYCKYGISYRELQEMLAERGVNVDHSTIYRWVQRYAPEMEKRLRWYWRNPSDLCPWHMDETYVKVNGRWAYLYRAVDSRGRTVDFYLSSRRNSKAAYRFLGKILNNVKKWQIPRFINTDKAPAYGRALALLKREGRCPSDVEHRQIKYRNNVIECDHGKLKRIIGATLGFKSMKTAYATIKGIEVMRALRKGQASAFYYGDPLGEMRLVSRVFEM
- a CDS encoding SDR family oxidoreductase → MSPWLIFGAGGKGVGALTVELALAENRPVVALVRTPEAAARLKAKSVDVFIGDACESHVVAQACRAAGTEAIVISSMGGAQDYLAHRTVIDEAEKAGIRRMILVTSLGCGDSWPFLSARAKAAFGQAVREKSLAESWLQTSSLDYAILRPGGLLSGEATGKAQRIQHQEVHGFVQRADVAAHIQTLANAPSLHQQIYSLVEPELKPA
- the hutX gene encoding heme utilization cystosolic carrier protein HutX; translation: MSNVSLVELLKTEPDGTLEAIAGQYNTTLLEVVKNLPSHTLVTGDKFDTVWDTVCEWGKVTTLVHSADVILEFTGELPSGFHRHGYFNLRGKKGMTGHIKAENCTHIALVERKFMAMDTASILFFNAAGSAMFKIFLGRDDHRQLLGEQVDAFRTLAAVLKGDA
- the hutW gene encoding heme anaerobic degradation radical SAM methyltransferase ChuW/HutW, producing the protein MYTTTNELDLTPHFALEGGQPFKDRRATMPWRGTIPIAKEQLAQTWQEVLSQTTPPRKRLLYLHIPFCATHCTFCGFYQNRYEEDHCERYTDALLREIEMEADSVLHQSAPIHAVYFGGGTPSALSARCLARIITTLRERLPLAPDCEITIEGRVLNFDNARIDACLDAGANRFSIGIQSFNSKIRKKMARTSDGPTAIAFMEGLVRRDRAAVVCDLLFGLPGQDAKLWGEDLAIARDIGLDGVDLYALNLLPNTPLGKAVENGRTAVPQPAERRDLYLQGCDFMDQAGWRCISNSHWARTTRERNLYNLLIKQGADCLALGSGAGGSINGYSWMVERNLEKWHQSIADGQKPLMMMMRTAGGSFQWRHTLQAGVETARVPLDTLTPHAARLAPLLAQWHQAGLTLDNSTCLRLTNEGRFWASNILQSLDDLIQELNAPRIAVETP
- a CDS encoding heme/hemin ABC transporter substrate-binding protein, encoding MKKLALGLLALVCAFNVQASQRIVVAGGSLTELIYAMGAGNRVVGVDETTSYPPETTALPHVGYWKQLSSEGILSLRPDSFITWQDAGPQLVFDQLRAQKVNVVTLPRIPATVDQMYANIDTLAESLSAEKQGKVLVNDLRQRLAKVAQSSASKPAPIKALFILSAGGSAPQVAGKGSVADAVMTLAGAQNVAKHPQYRSYSAEALIAANPEVIIVTSQMIDGDLNRLNTIAGITHTAAWKNQRIVIIDQALILGMGPRVADAVETLHRQFWPH
- a CDS encoding TonB-dependent receptor plug domain-containing protein; amino-acid sequence: MQHTITRGSLVLSALPLFISGAVCAATASASQKDETLVVTASRSESSLWESPATIQVIDQQTLKNSTNTSIADDLQDIPGVEVTDNALAGRKQIRIRGEASSRVLILIDGQEVTYQRAGQNYGGGLLIDESSLERIEVVKGPYSVLYGSQAIGGVVNFITKKGGDKPLAGTVKAVYNSANAGWEESAAAWGSIGQFDYRINGSYSDQGDRDTPDGRLPNTNFRNNGQGVWLGYNLDNQHFGLSLDRYKLSTQTYFEDPDGKYDAFSVKIPKLEREKIGLFYDVDVDGDYLKKIHIDAYEQTIDRKFENEVATTQIIPSPMIQALTVHNQTQTHDKQYTQGVTLQSNFSLPANNDLVLGAQYQRDRVSQTSNGFTSQKSLTGLVNVETRTRAYNESEQSNTSLFAQNDWRFADNWTWTLGARQYWLSSKLTRGDAQSTTRGITTDTSLAEQSAHDNELVTATSLRYAGFDNVELRAAFAQGYVFPTLSQLFIQTAAGGGTTYGNPDLKAEHSNNYELGARYNGNLWMVDGAVYYSEAKDYIASLACSGQTLCNGNSTSSRGGYYYYDNIDRAKTWGMELSAEYNGWAVSPYISGNLIRRQYEGQTLKTTNTGEPSVNGRVGLKHTLMLNIANVTSDVYIRAASSAKDDTGTKEIRSPGWATLNLAVNTEFGANDQYQVNLALNNLTDKRYRTAHESIPAAGFNAAIGFAWNF
- a CDS encoding DinI family protein, with product MFVELVYDKRNFEGLPGAKEIILNELTKRVHRIFPDAEVRVKPMMTLPSINTDASKHEKEQISRAIQEMFEEAEMWLTED